TTCACAATGATCCTTCCGCTTTAGCAAATATAACACTTTCTACTTCCAACAATATTGCCGAAACTTCAACACTTCGTCAAAAGAGATTTATGTTCTGACAACATAATTACATCTACTTCACTATTGAGCGATCAGGTTTATTCATAGCTATCGcttactaaaaaaatactttcttcattttatttcctatttatttcaatataaattatttatttctatttaaatttaatatactGTTGCATTCATATTATACGTTTATTCCTGGCTTTTTAGTGTAGAAACCAACATTTTCAGTTAAAGGAAAATTTTCATTAATCGATTTGCATTAGCAATTCTACTACATGTCATATGCAAATTGTAATAAGGCCACTGGATATGATCACAATGAAAAATTTATGTGCTATAATTGCAAAAAAATGAACATCGCACAACCATGTGAagtattttatctaatcatttaaaatgattgtttttgacatgataaatatatcataatgattattaaattaagataatattaatattctcaTTAATTTTAGTTGTTGAGTCTATCTGGAAGTAGAGGGCGATACTAGATCTATAATGGTTGTTGTCTTCTGATTGATGGCATAAGAAATATTGAATTCTACAACTGTTGATCTATTCGAATACACAAGCGACCGAGCGAGGTAAAAtgcatattcataaatttatttaaaaaaaattaatgcattatgtttttatattttctcattaCTACAGAAACACCtaccatatttaaaaaatatcgtGAATACAGTTTCAGAAAAATAATGGATAATATACTTGCGTGCAAAAATGAATCAATATGAATTACTATGCCAGAATAAATTCAACGCGCTCTCCGCCCATCCTATGGGTCAAGCTATATCATAAACACCGAAAATCTCGACTTCTTAACGTTTTTACTGTTGTAATtatatacttaaatataaagtttatctttatttcttcactttttttaacgttttattcaatttttctttaaattccATTTCTCACATTTACATTTActatttctcaatatttttatttactcctTATATTTTTCATCTGGGCATTCGTGCAGTGCATGTTTTtcttactagtatatatatattggcataATATATGCCAGCAGAATTAGTGTACCTGCCTGCCATATTAATAGTACGGTTTTGAAAGAATATGCTTAAAAGCATCGGTATTGATTGGTATTGGACTCATTAAACGAAtgtcatctttaaaatttgataaatttgtatttaaaattactgCATTAGATTCAACATATactaaaatctttaattttaaactgcAGTACATTTAAGTCCATCTCCAAATTTAAAGACTAACTGTTCACACTCTAtgaccattattttatttacttaaattattatttttcaattttgagccacaatatatttaagttggaaaacaatattaatttaagtatcaaattaaattattaattaacatatagttagtgtaattgtaaaatatgaaaaaaataaattaaaaatattattattaaaaaaataatattatattattattttgacaaatCCAATATGGGTTAATGGCTAGGGAGGTTTtggatatatgaaaaataaatacttttcatcaaattttaaagacaAATTTGATGCCATACAATGCTCTTCTAAGTCATGCGAACACATGCGCATACAAATAGGAAGTTTGACTTATATGGGAAATGATTTACATATAACactttatataacaatattttaaatgaaagatatttttgtaaaacatcttataaaaataacattattttacaaaaatattcatattttgtaatattattgtgtaatgtattatgtaatatattgtatatatatcattactggACTTATATTAAACAACACAttctgtcaaaaaaaaaaacaacacacgATATGCTAAGATCTGCAAGGTTAGTCTCCATGGGAAGCTGATCCAATAAATTACTTCTTAGATATTCTCAATACCAAACGAAACCAAATCACGTTAAACTCGACGTTGAAtgatttggttttttcttttttaggacgTAGAGTGGACGGCCGATGCCAAGGTGAAAAATGTTTTGCTCACAAATGGCACTCTGTCGCCGGCGCGTAGAAGTTTAGAACTATATGAGGAATAAATTAATagaagatatataaaataaatccaaatgACGAGATTAACTGGGGATGGAAGTTTTATTTGGGGTAGCACCGATCCTGCTGCCAATCTGTTATCTAGCTTGCTAATGATGCAACCGGTTGActactcttttattatttatattatatttaaattattttaaatttttattatattttaagtatttttttaatatcattaatcattaaaaaaattaattaattttactaatagtcaattccttaattaaaataaaaaattaaaaagaaattaaatataaaaagaataataaataagtaataaagatatcttatcatttttcatatatttttgtgtGTATCCGTGTGAATGCGCTGCACGAGAAAAACACTCGGAGAAGACTATTTATCGTTGAATTTCAACTATGGTGAAGTTGGTTGGTTTTGACAACTATGATGAAAAGGTAGCCAAGTTTAATACATCATGTAATAGTTAGTACAAAAGTACGTCTCAATCCCACAACgaagataaaaaaaacatggaAATCAAAATTAAGGGACATAAAATAGGGTCAACCTGGTTGAACTGGAACATATATTGGCTGCTGTTTCTGACCAACTcaattcttgttttgtttttatttctggATAAGCTTCTCACCATCTCAAGGACTTGCTTTTACTATTAGTATTGaattgatcattttattttttaaattttaattaatatataactttttcactcttaactaatcattcaaaacttaaagtttACATTAGATTAATCATCActctctttataataataaaatattattattttttattatttatatttctaattaatttatattatttttataatcttcaataacttccaacaatcatatttattttcatttttacaatctaacaatttataatataataatctcatatgtatatagatgataaaatctcatatgaataaaaatatcatatatataatataataatctcaaaaaatacttttagatttgttatagttcttttcatatttgaaaagaataatagatttactgtaccttatagtttggatgaaaacaatttagctaATTAAATATCTAacaaatatggatgatatttgttaaatttgaagatgaaaatatatttgactaattcaataccAATGTTAAGGGTGGAAACATGATTTCTAGCTAAAGGTGCACCATTGGTCCGTTGACCATCCCATTTTCGTGGtcaaaaaatctacacaacttcTTACTATTTACACAATCTCCACATACCatacttttttaaacttttattattttttgcttttatcaaatatttaatatatgaataatgaatagaaaaattaaattagtttaaaaagaataaactcaaaaaaaaacttttcaaaaaatattaaaaaattttaaaattttaaaaaaatgtggtgtgtagaGGATgagtggttttattttttaatttccgGATGTTTGAGTAATGATCCGGTGAAGGGAGAGATCTAGCTCGActcatttctaattttctactTTATTTGCAAAGAAACACttacacaaatataatatgaaaacgaggagagagagagagagagcatcacCATGCACTGTGCTTGAAAACTCCAAAAGCACCTTGAATGAAAAATACAGATAACCAACCGACAATTTCCAAACCAACATTaacaaatcattaaaaataattaacccaaaaatattagaagacatatgtatatatatgcggTGGGAGTAATATTATTTCataccatataatataattagctCATTCGTCACTTCAAACATCATCTTCCACGTCTCACATTCTTGGGCATTATTAATGTTATCCAATCtctaatttaatatatattaagcatGATATTTTATAGGTTCATGAATTCGTTGATGTATTTACATGTGGACACAACTAGCCTCTGCAATGCGAtgtcaaacacaaaatacaagttgagtgattttatttttgtcgtttttattttaaactcatatatatttGGCACCAAATGCGGTGGTGGTGACAAAAAAATAATCGACACTTAAAACAAATGAATCCCCCCCACCTTAATGATATATAACAGTGGATTCCAAACAATTTCTTAGCCTAACAAGATTAACGATGCACTTCTCTCGTCACCACCgccaccaaaaattaaaaaataaaagtcccATCCCTGCACTACAGATATTTGCGTCGCTTCTTTTTCATCTTGACTCATATCCTCGTCACCAGGGCCAACCTATGGTCTCTATAAACGTCACATtgcatcacatcacatcacataGCCCATGACGTTTCGGGAGGAGAAGGTAATGAACCGTTGCGCCCACTACGCCACCTATATTTTGGGCTAAAAGTGGCATGTGGCAAACTAACTCGGACTCTTATGGGCCTGCCTGTGGCAAAGTCAGCGAAGGAGTTAGAACTTAGAAGAGCTGCCACAGCTGCCAAATTGCCACCGTGATGCTGACCGCACCCGCAATGCCATAGGATCTCAACGCGTGGGCACGCGTGGACGGCGATGCACCGCTCTCGTCTAATGAGCCTTCGTAGATCATCGTGCCGTTGATGGACGGCAAGCCTGTAGTTGTCGTTGGTGTTGGCGTGGCCTGCCCTTGAGAAGATTTTTGGCTgcaaaagaataatataattattaattctgcaacggtaaaaaaaaaaaaaaaaatagaaacgtTACTAATCATGTCACCACTCACAACGACATCTCGGTGAGTGTGTTGTCGAAACTTTACTGGGTTTTGGCCGTTAagcattaaagaaaaaaatcaggACCGCATCTAGGgtttagttattagttatagaGATTCGTGTAACAGCCTGATTTTGGGTttcgatttttttcttttttttctttctatatggAATTGGGGGGCacaccaataataataataataattattattattggcatGGGGCTAAATCATGACTAATTTTGGACGCATACTCTCGAGAAATTATTTTCCCTAAATGTACCATTTCCACCGTTTTCTTATGACAAAAGAAAGTGACCCAAAACTTAACTGTGAAGTATTATTTGTTTGAGATATTGTTGTTGATTTggattagaaaattattttcatcagttattattcactataaaaattattttaatcaattattactattcactacttcacatatcacatcttataaaaaatctcactatgaaaaaaaaattataagtgtgaaatttgaaaataaatagtagttgatgtatagaatttctatttgaattatgagaaattctatttatcattccacaaatcatatttttttttcttttaacaaatgtgtgatatatgataatgagtagaaaatttaattaatttaaaaagaataaaataaaaaataatatgatgtgTGGTAtgtaaagatgatgaatagcaaaactcttgAATTATTATGGATGTTGAAGAAATTGTCTAGTGCTAGGTAGGCTGTATATGACTTGTGACCAACTTTAGGTTTTGACATTTGAGCAGCCTCTAGGTGCAGCATTTGCCAACATAGCAGGCGGTGTAGATCATGGCTAGAAAAGATTTTTCTGGAAAATGACGTTACCACACGAAATATGATCCCATGCCATGCCGAATTTATTGACAGCATGAGCAAAACGAAGTTGGCACAGTTAGTGCTTTGGCAGACTCTATACTAATTACACACTATGCATCTTAAATGCCTCAACCAACAACTTACGATCTAAGAGCGCATATATCtgtataagtaaaataataattttttttttttttggctctaaatgaaatcattttaaaccactgtgatttaaaaatattaataggtGAAGCTGTTTAAAACTTGTTATGtcaaaatgatatgattttagagCCAGTaactttcattttcatatttatttgtgAAAAGCTGCGCCGGAACGTGCAGGACATTAACGTTCATATTGACAGGCTTTGTAGAGATGGTTGCGGACAAAATTACCCTTTACCGTTAAggtgtgagagagaaaaatgtagcCGGTATGATAGGGAGTTTCGTGCAAATTCGTTTACCTGGTGTTGGCGGTGGGGCAGAAGGTAATCGTATAATCCGCCGATGCGCACGTGAAAGTGCTGGTCCTGTCATCGTACGCATAGCTGTAAGCGTGCGGGCACGCGCTTTTGAAGATCTGGGAGTATGTCGATGGCTTGCAGGTGTCTGGTGTAGCATACGCGCCGCTGCAACAGTATTGCGGCTGGCCAAACGCCTCACAAGCGCTCTTGCAAGCCACGTTGCCGTCGGCCTCGGCGCTCGTGACCTTAAGCTCCGATGGGCAAGAATCGTTGAGATCGGAGATGCATCCGGTAGTCGTACAGTTCTGACCGGTGCCACCCTGAGGGACGACCTGCATAGGGAGGTTGTATCCATCGACCAAGCTGACATCGAAGAAATCGAGGCCACCGGAGCCATCGAGCGTGAACTCGGCCAAGGTAGCGGGTGGAGCGGCTCCATTGCCTGAGCATTCGATTTTCCCGGAGCCGCAATCACCTGTGACGCAGGAGAACTTGTCGGTAGAGTCTTTGGAGCAGAGGGTACGGCCCCAAAAGCGACCGCCCCAGGAGGTGGGCGCCGTGATGGTCTTGGACTCGCCCGTTTGGAGACTGAAACCAGTGGTGGACAGTGAGGGAACACCAGCGTT
This genomic interval from Juglans microcarpa x Juglans regia isolate MS1-56 chromosome 4D, Jm3101_v1.0, whole genome shotgun sequence contains the following:
- the LOC121260642 gene encoding thaumatin-like protein 1b → MAQLTALLLPLLTLVLSLQGVISTTFTLINKCEQTVWPGILSNAGVPSLSTTGFSLQTGESKTITAPTSWGGRFWGRTLCSKDSTDKFSCVTGDCGSGKIECSGNGAAPPATLAEFTLDGSGGLDFFDVSLVDGYNLPMQVVPQGGTGQNCTTTGCISDLNDSCPSELKVTSAEADGNVACKSACEAFGQPQYCCSGAYATPDTCKPSTYSQIFKSACPHAYSYAYDDRTSTFTCASADYTITFCPTANTSQKSSQGQATPTPTTTTGLPSINGTMIYEGSLDESGASPSTRAHALRSYGIAGAVSITVAIWQLWQLF